A single Verrucomicrobiia bacterium DNA region contains:
- a CDS encoding prepilin-type N-terminal cleavage/methylation domain-containing protein codes for MKLPRVQPHRFPARSPRRRAFTLIEIMLVVGLMALIAATAVPSIYQLAKKEGMRRAVSDLKEVCANARAQAIFSGKEVSVVFYPPLRRYGISGGTTTASPESLSGAAPVAPETAPGTGTTGIIPADITLEMLDVNLSEYKDSEWTRVRFYPNGTCDEMTVVFRSNQEFRKLNLEPTTGVLFQGDLR; via the coding sequence ATGAAGCTGCCGCGCGTCCAACCGCACCGCTTCCCGGCTCGTTCGCCGCGCCGTCGCGCTTTTACCCTGATTGAAATCATGCTCGTGGTGGGCTTGATGGCACTCATCGCCGCCACCGCGGTTCCGAGCATTTATCAACTGGCCAAAAAGGAAGGCATGCGCCGCGCGGTTAGCGATTTGAAGGAAGTGTGTGCCAATGCCCGCGCGCAGGCGATTTTCTCCGGCAAGGAAGTCAGCGTGGTGTTCTATCCGCCGTTGCGTCGTTACGGAATCAGCGGCGGCACCACCACCGCCAGCCCGGAGAGTTTGAGCGGAGCCGCGCCCGTCGCGCCGGAAACCGCGCCCGGCACGGGTACCACCGGCATCATCCCCGCTGACATCACCCTGGAAATGCTCGATGTCAATTTGTCCGAGTACAAGGACTCCGAGTGGACGCGCGTGCGCTTTTATCCGAACGGCACCTGTGATGAAATGACGGTGGTCTTCCGCTCCAACCAGGAGTTTCGGAAGCTGAATTTGGAACCAACCACGGGAGTTCTATTCCAGGGGGATTTGCGATGA
- a CDS encoding type II secretion system GspH family protein, which produces MNSRRLIPTQRRRRERAFSLLEVMIALAIFFMCTFAILGLTTQLLQNARAFQTKKTPGVALIHAWYTSMTNRVTEGEFSGSLSDISDDLGREYPDYEYSILTEPDPNMTNGLWDVTYRVFNRRTHQVESEVTTFYWDPNTQSRTSVGAGGFRP; this is translated from the coding sequence ATGAACTCCAGGCGACTGATACCCACCCAACGCCGACGGCGCGAACGCGCGTTTTCGCTGCTGGAAGTAATGATCGCGCTGGCGATTTTCTTCATGTGTACGTTTGCGATTCTTGGCTTAACCACGCAGTTGTTGCAAAACGCGCGCGCTTTTCAAACCAAGAAAACTCCGGGGGTCGCCTTGATTCACGCCTGGTACACGTCCATGACCAATCGCGTGACCGAGGGCGAATTCTCCGGCAGCCTGAGCGATATCTCCGATGATCTGGGCCGGGAATATCCGGATTACGAGTATTCCATTCTAACCGAGCCGGACCCGAACATGACCAACGGCCTTTGGGATGTCACCTACCGCGTTTTCAACCGGCGCACGCATCAGGTGGAATCCGAGGTGACGACATTTTATTGGGATCCAAACACGCAAAGCCGCACCAGCGTGGGCGCAGGAGGTTTTCGTCCGTGA
- a CDS encoding LemA family protein — translation MIIPGIVLVLILLFVFRKVLRVFLSPVATYNDLVTLRNTVQNAWAQIDVQLKRRHDLISNYVEIVKGYAKHERGTLEEVAKARSRAAGATTMAERSDAENALASTMKSLYAVVESYPELKANQNFIALQHNLTETENILAGKREAYNNTVLTYNNRVQRFPTNLFAKVFRFKVRDFFELKSETEREAPKASI, via the coding sequence ATGATCATTCCCGGAATCGTCCTGGTGCTGATCTTGTTGTTTGTCTTTCGCAAGGTGCTGCGCGTTTTCCTGTCGCCAGTTGCCACCTACAACGATCTGGTCACCCTGCGCAACACCGTTCAAAACGCCTGGGCGCAGATTGACGTTCAGTTGAAGCGGCGGCACGACCTCATCTCCAACTACGTCGAGATTGTCAAAGGGTACGCCAAACACGAGCGCGGCACGCTGGAGGAAGTGGCCAAAGCCCGTTCGCGCGCCGCCGGTGCGACGACCATGGCTGAACGTTCTGACGCTGAGAACGCACTGGCGTCCACGATGAAATCACTTTACGCGGTGGTGGAATCCTATCCCGAGTTGAAGGCCAACCAAAACTTCATCGCGCTCCAGCATAATTTGACCGAAACCGAGAACATTCTGGCGGGCAAGCGCGAGGCTTACAACAACACCGTGCTCACCTACAACAATCGGGTGCAGCGCTTTCCGACCAATCTTTTTGCGAAAGTTTTCAGATTCAAAGTCCGCGACTTCTTTGAGCTTAAATCCGAAACCGAACGCGAAGCGCCCAAGGCTTCGATCTAA
- the larE gene encoding ATP-dependent sacrificial sulfur transferase LarE translates to MLADKLEQLRAILRSYGSCLIAYSGGVDSAFLALIAHQVLGDRSLAVLADSASLPRRERHDALELGKQFGFPIRVIRTTELEDPNYLANPINRCYFCKHELFTELVPLARAEHFAVLCYGENASDLGDFRPGAKAAAEFQVHAPLKEAGLVKAEIRELSAQMGLPTADKPQMACLSSRIPYGEAVSVEKLRMIEAGENVLHDLGFYDLRVRHHELNRKQALARIEVGVSELDKFFAPGVAARIAQELKQIGYAHVTLDLQGYRRGSLNEASHSPTLAGAKYGG, encoded by the coding sequence ATGTTGGCGGATAAATTGGAGCAACTGCGCGCGATTCTGCGTTCCTACGGTTCGTGTCTCATCGCCTATTCCGGCGGGGTGGATTCCGCCTTTCTCGCGCTCATCGCGCACCAGGTCCTGGGCGACCGGTCATTGGCCGTGCTGGCGGATTCCGCCAGCCTGCCACGGCGCGAGCGCCATGACGCCCTGGAACTGGGCAAACAATTCGGTTTTCCCATCCGGGTCATCCGCACGACGGAATTGGAGGATCCCAATTATCTGGCGAACCCGATCAACCGTTGCTATTTCTGCAAACACGAGTTGTTCACGGAACTCGTTCCACTGGCGCGAGCAGAACACTTTGCCGTGTTGTGTTACGGGGAAAACGCCAGCGACCTGGGCGATTTTCGTCCGGGCGCCAAGGCGGCGGCGGAGTTTCAGGTCCATGCGCCGTTGAAGGAAGCGGGATTGGTGAAAGCAGAAATCCGGGAGTTATCGGCGCAAATGGGTTTGCCGACCGCCGATAAGCCGCAGATGGCGTGTTTGAGTTCGCGGATTCCGTATGGCGAAGCGGTTTCCGTGGAGAAGTTGCGCATGATCGAGGCGGGTGAAAACGTGTTGCACGACCTGGGTTTTTACGACCTGCGCGTGCGTCATCACGAGTTGAATCGCAAGCAGGCGTTGGCGCGAATTGAGGTGGGCGTATCGGAACTGGACAAGTTTTTTGCCCCCGGTGTGGCCGCGCGCATCGCCCAGGAACTGAAGCAAATTGGTTACGCGCACGTCACGTTGGACTTGCAAGGCTATCGTCGGGGCAGTTTGAATGAAGCCAGTCACTCGCCGACGCTGGCGGGCGCGAAGTACGGTGGGTGA
- a CDS encoding type II secretion system F family protein: protein MAQFTYKARRRSGEVVQGTLDVADRAAALGAIDRLGLFPVTVDAAKSSSVKAVKPAGAGRGFSSLLPSSFQAALHRKRKPKLQEIATFTQQLANLLQAGMPLTAALNSMMHLETKGIPKEVSRDLRQEVMEGRSLSDAMAKQPLIFTDLYINMVKAGEQSGALVTVLRRMADHFEKFAAVQSKFTSALIYPAFVAVVGIGIVIFFMTYMLPKFMTLFGNMEMQLPMMTQLLISISNLFTGYWWLLVMLIILFWVLFSRFKATTEGKFKIDAWKMKVPVFGKVMRLNLYGQFARTLSTLLENGVPVLTALKITEQVLPNRVIKEATAKTREAVTDGKTLAQPLAASKIFPQLMVDLVRIGEETGDVPGALKNVADTYENELNTALRVMTNMIEPVLIVVMAGGVGFLLLGVLSAMFSMISNVGGAMGGR from the coding sequence ATGGCGCAATTTACCTACAAAGCGCGACGCCGTTCGGGTGAAGTGGTGCAAGGGACGCTGGACGTGGCGGATCGCGCGGCGGCGTTGGGAGCGATTGATCGGCTGGGCTTGTTCCCCGTCACTGTGGACGCGGCCAAAAGCAGCTCGGTCAAAGCGGTCAAGCCCGCCGGCGCCGGCCGGGGTTTCTCCAGTCTGCTGCCGTCGTCATTTCAAGCGGCTCTGCATCGCAAGCGCAAACCCAAGCTGCAGGAGATTGCCACTTTCACCCAACAACTGGCCAATTTGTTGCAAGCGGGCATGCCGTTGACGGCGGCGTTGAACAGCATGATGCACCTGGAGACCAAGGGCATTCCCAAGGAAGTCAGTCGCGACCTGCGCCAGGAAGTGATGGAAGGGCGCAGTTTATCCGACGCCATGGCGAAGCAGCCGCTGATCTTCACCGATCTATACATCAACATGGTGAAAGCGGGCGAACAATCGGGCGCGTTGGTGACTGTGCTGCGGCGCATGGCGGATCACTTTGAAAAATTCGCCGCCGTGCAATCCAAATTCACCTCGGCGTTGATCTATCCGGCGTTTGTCGCCGTCGTGGGCATCGGCATCGTGATTTTCTTCATGACCTACATGCTGCCGAAGTTTATGACCCTGTTTGGCAACATGGAAATGCAACTGCCGATGATGACCCAATTGCTCATCAGCATCAGCAATCTGTTCACCGGCTATTGGTGGCTGCTGGTGATGTTGATCATTTTGTTCTGGGTGTTGTTCAGTCGGTTCAAGGCCACGACCGAGGGCAAATTCAAAATTGACGCGTGGAAGATGAAAGTGCCCGTGTTCGGCAAGGTGATGCGGCTGAATCTCTACGGGCAGTTCGCGCGGACGCTCTCGACCCTGTTGGAAAACGGCGTGCCGGTGTTGACCGCGTTGAAAATCACCGAGCAAGTGCTGCCCAACCGCGTGATCAAAGAAGCCACCGCCAAAACGCGGGAAGCGGTCACGGACGGCAAAACCCTCGCGCAACCGCTTGCCGCCAGCAAAATTTTTCCGCAACTCATGGTGGATTTGGTGCGCATCGGCGAGGAAACCGGCGATGTGCCCGGCGCGTTGAAAAACGTGGCGGACACTTACGAAAACGAACTGAACACGGCGTTGCGCGTGATGACCAACATGATCGAGCCGGTGCTGATCGTCGTCATGGCGGGCGGCGTCGGTTTTCTGCTGCTCGGAGTGTTGTCGGCCATGTTCTCCATGATCTCCAACGTCGGAGGCGCAATGGGAGGACGATGA
- a CDS encoding P-II family nitrogen regulator: MKKIEAIIKPFKLTEVKDALSEIGITGMTVIEVKGFGRQKGHTEIYRGSEYTVDFLPKIKLEIVLPDNQVNQAIEVITKTAHTGKIGDGKIFVLPLETAIRIRTDEKGDAAV; this comes from the coding sequence ATGAAAAAGATCGAAGCCATTATCAAACCGTTCAAACTGACCGAGGTTAAAGACGCCCTGTCGGAAATCGGCATCACCGGCATGACAGTTATTGAAGTCAAGGGCTTTGGTCGTCAGAAGGGACACACGGAAATTTATCGCGGTAGTGAATACACCGTGGACTTTCTGCCCAAAATCAAATTGGAAATCGTGCTGCCCGACAATCAGGTGAACCAGGCCATCGAGGTCATCACCAAGACCGCACACACCGGCAAGATTGGCGACGGAAAAATCTTTGTGCTCCCGTTGGAAACCGCCATTCGCATCCGCACGGATGAAAAGGGCGATGCCGCCGTGTGA